The window ccccatggactgcaacacaccagacttccctgtgcttcaccatttcctggagcttactccaaCACGTATCCACTGAGgtggtgataccattcaaccatctcatcctctggggttcccttctcttcttgccttctgtctttcccaacaGACAAGTACATATCTGGGAATGAATTCAAGAAATTGTTTTGAAACCACTACCAGGAATTCAGGGATTTGGCAAAGTTCTTTGAACTTTGATACTAAGTGACCTCACTTAACAAGCATCACATTGATAGATATCCCCTTAAATTCAGAGTCACACTTGAGGAGCTGCTAAACAACCAAACAACACAACTGGAACATTTGCATGAACGTGCCTTTGAGAATGTCTAACATGCTGTTAGTACTCAATGTCATCCTCACCCTGTGGGTTTGCTGTGCTCATGGGCAAGGTAAGTTGAAACAGATCTGAACACTCAGCTTCCCTCTTCAGTGTAGCTTCGTGTTTTACCTACTTTCATGGGCCTTTATATTTTAATAGGCGACTTGTAGAAATTGTCTGTATTGTGTCGTCATGATGAAGAGTAAACTTATAGGGAAATTACCTCATActctaaggaaaagaaaatacattatgttttctctctcttcttttcccctGTATAATGTCAGTATTAGAAACACTTCCAAAGAACATAAACATCCTGCGTTTCTCCAGGACCTTTGCACCCTGTTAGTTATAGACTGTCCCAGATCTCTATCACTACTACAAGTGAGATAATTAAGCTAAGAAGAATAATAAATTCATCAATGGGATTATTAACATACATAAAACTACTCACTAATGTAcaataactattttttttcttaaggaaaaacatgtgattttccagaaataaaacatggaagcatatataatgaaaatagatataaaaaaatCTTCCCAGCTGATGTAGGGAAATATTTCTACTACACCTGTGAACACAGCTTTGTGACTCCTTCACAATCACTCTGGACTCGAATAAACTGTACAGAGAAAGGATGGTCCCCAACACCAAAGTGCCTCAGTGAGTAAGCACCCTCCTCATTACCGGGATGAATTATCAGTGTGTCCAGGGGTGGAGAGGCCGTGCCTGAAGGAATTGCAGGGTCTGGACAGTGGAGACCAGAGGAGCCAGCAAAGATGACCTAAGACAGTTATTATGAGAAGATGTCTGTGGAAAGTgactttacaaatgaaaaatgttttcattatacAAGTTGGAATTAATGACATGGCATATTAATTTTTTACATGCATGGCCAAATTTTAAGAAGCAATTTTTTTTGTACTTGATTTCTCTTTGGAACTTCGCAAAATGTCATCCTCTTTCATTGCAAAATGAGTACCAGTCATTTTTTGCCTTTTAGGACAGTGCTTTTTCCCTTGGGTGGAAAATGGTCAATCTACATCTTCAGGACAAACGCACCGAGAAGGTGACATCGTTCACATTGTGTGTGAAACTGGCTACAGCCTCCCAAATGGTCAGAGCAACATTACCTGTGGAGAAAGAGGCTGGTCCTCCCCCCCTGAATGCCGTCATGTCTGTGAGTAACATGCTGCGCTCTCAGGTCCGGTATTCACTTATATTTTATAGAGAAATAACAATATTAAGTGCAGGCGATATTGCTGTTGCCACTATCGTTACCTTTTCCGTTCAAGGTTCCAACTCTGCCTAAGTAGAGCTGCAAATATCTGGGTCATCACTAGAAGATCATTTTGTCTACTTGCATAAGTTAAATGTAGGTAATAATAGCAAACACTAGCCAAGAACTTGGTGAAAAACTATAATTCTCACATTATATAGTTTCTTCAGTGAATGATTTTTATCAGAATCAACAAATCTTGGTAATACATATTgtgctgcttttgaatatacagCATTTTAATGTAAATCCTAATAGCTTCACATAATGTAACAATGCATCAAAATAAGCAAGTCAAATATGGTTCTCTCATGGAactttaatggagaaggcaatggcaccccactccagtactcttgcctggcaaatcccatggatggaggagcctggtaggctgcagtccatggggtcgcacagagtcagacacgactgaagcgacttagcagcaacagagcctggtaggctgcagtccatggggtcactaagagtcagacacaactgaacaacttcactttctcttttcacc is drawn from Bubalus kerabau isolate K-KA32 ecotype Philippines breed swamp buffalo chromosome 5, PCC_UOA_SB_1v2, whole genome shotgun sequence and contains these coding sequences:
- the LOC129654099 gene encoding complement factor H-related protein 2-like, giving the protein MLLVLNVILTLWVCCAHGQGKTCDFPEIKHGSIYNENRYKKIFPADVGKYFYYTCEHSFVTPSQSLWTRINCTEKGWSPTPKCLRQCFFPWVENGQSTSSGQTHREGDIVHIVCETGYSLPNGQSNITCGERGWSSPPECRHVYPRGRCGPPPPIDNGDTVSFPLSQYPPGSAVEYQCQAYYVLQGNRHIVCRNGAWSEPPKCLDACVISEEMMKRHNIQLKWRDDKKLYTRADDTIEFTCKRGYRPTTPIHTFRATCHEGKVVYPHCE